The stretch of DNA ccatcctatagtttaaaaagtcATGCTCGATCGACTATCCCATGGTTTAGTGTGTTCTATTTTGGCATTCTGTGGTTCGAAATTAAGTTACACTTAACTAACCCATAATGTTTATCATTGTTTCACCATAAGGACCTAATGTTAAATAGGATGCCATCCTAtgatttttacaaaaattcacCTTACTATATTTGATGATagattttttacataaaataagaaaaaaaaatcacagaataGTTAAATGAGACTTTTTGAATCACAGAATGAGACAGTAAAAATACATTATATCGCAGGgtggcaaattaaaatttaccctTATTAACTCCCAATAAATTATAATGTAAACTTCAAATTCTCATCCTATGGTACACAGTGTATTTTTACTTTGCCATCTAGTGGTTCCAAAAGTTTTACTTTACCTTTCTATTGTTTAGCTTATCTTTTTTACCTCTCATGgtttaaaagttatatttaattGTCCTGTGGTTTGgtgcattatttttattttgctattctctgatttttttttttttttttttgggaaaacatAAAAAACCCTTCATGaggtttcgcatttttttattttagtaccctttgatttaaagtgtatcaagttagtagcctgtggtttcgcactttctcactttattactctgtggtttaaaatgtatgaagttagtactctgtggttttatttttatatcaaattagtatcctgtggttttatttttgtatcaagctagtaccctgtgattttttatttttcttaatgaaatattaaaccacatggtactaaagtgagaatgtacgaaaccacagggaactaacttgatacactttaaactatagggtactaaagtgagaaagtgcgaaaccatatggtactaattaACTTTATACActtaaaaccacagaatattaaaatgagaaagagcAAAATCACaatgggggtatttgaagttttctctttttctttaaattactTTAATTGCCACTGAATCTAACATAGAATTTttaggtaaaataaaaatttcacgtGAAAACCAAAGTATATAACTTTTGAACCATAAAATGACGAAGTAAACTTAATTACAAGATGAGAatattagtagtagtagtagcagtaTGGGATCAACAAGAATAAAATTAGGGATGATAAGGTTAGCTGAGGTGTAGCTTTCTCAGTGTACTATGTTTTGTTTGACTTAATTGTACTCTGCTATACAATACTTTAATATTACTTTCATGTGCTATAttgcatttttgttttttttttaggatactattgtattattatattgagttaatttcatataggttcctgtaaatatagtaaatgacaaatatatttctataaagtttaatttttatatattgtccctGCGAAAACcgtaatgttttcaaatatattcctctggtttgttaccgttagagaaccgttggagaattgtttatattttcaattttgccatcataaatatgtcccttaaaaaataatatcagtATAAtttaagagggataaaaatgtcaaaatctAATCAGAATTAAAcatttaacctatgattaactaaaattttcaaacggattctaacggcagtgatatatttgaaaacatcctaacttttgtagagacaatatataaaaatttaactttatagagatatatttatcattcactatgtttataAGGATCTGTATGAATGTAATCCTATTATATGAGATCATTATATGAGACTTACAAAGATGAGCCCCTTGATGTTGACATCCGAGACAGTCTCCCCGTCGTCCCCCTGCCGGTTGGCCAGCACGACGTCCACGAAATCCGTCCTCCCCTGCCGCCGGCGCTCCGCCGCCCCGGCCGCGTGCTCCGCCAGCATTTCCTCTATCATCTCGTCGAACCGCCGGTGGATATCCCGCATCTTCTTCTGCACCCCCTGCAGTCGAATacaatctgaattttttttttttttcctttttgacgAAACCATATTTGCATCTGTCTTATTTTACGAATGCGAATTCGGATGCagatatatgtgtgtgtattaGATACTAAATTTTCGTTACTAATTCACtgaaaatatatttgaattcagaTATGCAAATATCAGCGTATATCAATGTGAACTAAAAGTAGCGTAAATTATATACAAAGTGCAATTAAAGGTTCACACTcgtgtttaaattttatttatctataatatgttatgtaattttaatataaaattcataataaaaaaatatatttaccttTCGAATATATCTGAGGAAATTTTTGTAAATCGGTAAGGGcacttctttttattattgttttcaaatgagaattcaaatatgaatatgtcacaaatgctaaattttgatatctatatttACATTCTATCGAATTCGGTGCTGAATTTGATAGAATTTATCCTAATAACCATTCTCACTCGTGCCTGCAGGATAGGAccgtcaacgagccgaacatgagagAGCTGGGACCGGCTCATGTTTGTCCGTTTATTAGAAAGGTCGAACACGAACCAACGTGTTAAGATATTGATCGGgcaaaaaaatttagctcgtgttgTTCAGCTAGTGGTATATACATTCGAGCTATATCGATTACGATTCTGATCAGGCTGTGGCGAAAATCAGCGACCTGGATTGCCaatcctatatataaatatatatacatacctgCAGGTCCATCCACGCCACCGCCGGCACGAAGTCGCCGACGCTGAACAGCCCGGCGCCCGTCAGCAGCTCGACGATCATGTCCTTGTAGGCGTTCGACGCGGTGCCCTGCGAGTCGAACACGCGCCGGCTCAGCGTGATCTGCCCCACCATGTTCGCCAGCGCGCAGACCACCGCGTCGGGCACGACCACCGCCTGCCCCGCCGCGCTCCTCTCCCGCATGCCCCCCACCATCCGGCGCGCCTCGTCGCGCCGGACGTGCGACCAGTCCGCCAGCGCCCGCGCGCCGAGCAGGTGCAGGCTGGCGAGCTTGCGCATGAGCTTCCAGCGGGGGCCGTAGTTGGCGAACACCATGTTGTGGAAGCCGTAGGTGATGTCGCGGGCGCTGGCGACGGCGGGGCGGTTCGCAAACTGCGCATCGGCGGTTTTCAGGAACGCGCGGGCGGCAGACGGGGAAGAGGCCACGACGGCGCCGCAGGTGCCCATCTTGAGGTACATGATCGGGCCGTGGCGGCGCGCGAGGCGCGCGAGGGCCGAGTGCGGGGCGGCGCCGATCAGGGGGAGGGCGCCGAGCACGGGGACGCCGTAGGGGCCTGGCGGCAGTGGCGCCAGGCCCCCgcggcgacggaggaggaggacgcggcGCAG from Ananas comosus cultivar F153 linkage group 18, ASM154086v1, whole genome shotgun sequence encodes:
- the LOC109724324 gene encoding flavonoid 3',5'-hydroxylase 1-like produces the protein MDMGFLIDPVLWSSTLLCLLLHLLLRRVLLLRRRGGLAPLPPGPYGVPVLGALPLIGAAPHSALARLARRHGPIMYLKMGTCGAVVASSPSAARAFLKTADAQFANRPAVASARDITYGFHNMVFANYGPRWKLMRKLASLHLLGARALADWSHVRRDEARRMVGGMRERSAAGQAVVVPDAVVCALANMVGQITLSRRVFDSQGTASNAYKDMIVELLTGAGLFSVGDFVPAVAWMDLQGVQKKMRDIHRRFDEMIEEMLAEHAAGAAERRRQGRTDFVDVVLANRQGDDGETVSDVNIKGLIFDLFTAGTDTSSIIIEWALAEMLKAPAILGRAQSELDRVVGRDRRLEESDIPNLPYLQAVCKEALRLHPSTPLGLPHFTFEDCEVAGFRIPKNSRLLVNIWAIGRDASVWPDPLEFRPERFLHGDAAKIDPLGNYFELIPFGAGRRICAGKLAGMVFVHYFLGTLLHAFDWRLPDGEELINMDETFGLALPKAVPLKAMVSPRLSPPAYE